From a single Nocardioides sp. dk884 genomic region:
- a CDS encoding homocysteine S-methyltransferase family protein, which produces MSIPSMPGSTGPAGPAPGGLPAERYVSDGGLETDLIFHHGVDLPEFASFPLVDTSDGRTLLRDYFAGYAGVARRAGVGLTLETPTWRANPDWGARVGYDAAGLDRANRACVALLQQVRAEQADLPDVRIIGVVGPRGDGYVAGEVPDPGDAAAYHRPQVAALAEAGADVVASFTFTTVEESLGVVRAAREVGVPVLVGFTVETDGRLPDGTPLGEAVGRTDGEAAPDGYLLNCAHPTHVAPALDAGGDWLARVVQLNPNASTQTHAELDAAEELDAGDVDLLVRSCAELVPALPALRVLGGCCGTDTRHVAALWGL; this is translated from the coding sequence ATGTCCATCCCCAGCATGCCCGGCTCCACCGGCCCGGCGGGCCCCGCGCCCGGCGGCCTGCCGGCCGAGCGCTACGTCAGCGACGGCGGCCTGGAGACCGACCTGATCTTCCACCACGGGGTGGACCTGCCGGAGTTCGCCAGCTTCCCGCTGGTCGACACCAGTGACGGCCGCACCCTGCTGCGCGACTACTTCGCCGGCTACGCAGGCGTCGCGCGTCGGGCCGGCGTCGGGCTGACCCTGGAGACCCCCACCTGGCGGGCCAACCCCGACTGGGGAGCTCGGGTGGGGTACGACGCCGCGGGCCTGGACCGCGCCAACCGCGCCTGCGTGGCGCTGCTGCAGCAGGTGCGAGCCGAGCAGGCGGACCTGCCCGACGTGCGGATCATCGGGGTGGTCGGCCCCCGCGGTGACGGCTACGTCGCGGGCGAGGTGCCGGACCCCGGAGATGCCGCGGCGTACCACCGACCGCAGGTCGCGGCGCTGGCCGAGGCGGGCGCCGACGTCGTCGCGTCGTTCACGTTCACCACGGTCGAGGAGTCGCTCGGGGTCGTGCGCGCGGCCCGGGAGGTCGGCGTACCGGTGCTGGTCGGCTTCACCGTCGAGACCGACGGGCGCCTCCCCGACGGCACGCCGCTCGGCGAGGCGGTGGGCCGCACCGACGGCGAGGCCGCGCCGGACGGCTACCTGCTCAACTGCGCCCACCCGACCCATGTCGCGCCGGCGCTGGACGCAGGCGGCGACTGGCTCGCGCGGGTGGTCCAGCTCAACCCCAACGCCTCCACCCAGACCCACGCCGAGCTGGACGCGGCCGAGGAGCTGGACGCGGGCGACGTCGACCTGCTGGTCCGCAGCTGCGCGGAGCTGGTCCCGGCGCTGCCCGCGCTGCGGGTGCTCGGCGGGTGCTGCGGCACCGACACCCGCCACGTGGCCGCGCTGTGGGGCCTGTGA
- a CDS encoding AMP-binding protein, translated as MDIHDSRPWLTHYPAGVPAVLDIPDDPVTAALERAAQRWPDRIAVDFLGATTTYAELDAAIRRAMTVLAGFGVGPGERVALVLPNCTAHVIAFHAALRLGAVVVELNPTYTAAELQGLLADSGAGVALVFRHALVNVATARADTPLRTVVSVDVARDLPALSRFLLRLPVRAARAKARALGGPVPAGVPDWHDLMTRAAEHTGTDRPRGDSLALLQYTGGTTGTPKAARLTHRNLVANIVHGQTWARFGEGTETVYGVLPFFHAFGLTFCLTLPGYLGATLVAFPNFDPEAVIEAQTRRPGTFIAGVAPMFDRIVDALESAKRPPADGLRSFRLGFAGAMPIPQRTVDRWEAATGGLLIEGYGMTECAPIALGNPVSHARRPGTLGVPFPNTEMRVVDQDDPLREAEVEEDGSRRGELLVRGPQVFDGYWNRPEETAGQLMDDGWLRTGDVVRVDADGWVSLVDRVKEMIIVGGFKVYPSQVEEHLRGMRGVLDVATVGLPHGDGEEERVAVALVLEPGATAPTIEELRAYAEERLPRYALPHSVHVLEELPRSQIGKVMRRLVRDKLLGERQS; from the coding sequence ATGGACATCCACGATTCGCGACCCTGGCTGACCCACTACCCCGCAGGGGTGCCGGCAGTGCTGGACATCCCCGACGACCCGGTGACCGCCGCCCTCGAGCGCGCCGCGCAGCGCTGGCCGGACCGGATCGCCGTCGACTTCCTCGGGGCGACCACGACGTACGCCGAGCTGGATGCCGCCATCCGCCGGGCGATGACGGTGCTGGCCGGCTTCGGGGTCGGCCCCGGGGAGCGGGTCGCGCTGGTGCTGCCCAACTGCACCGCCCACGTCATCGCCTTCCATGCCGCGCTGCGCCTGGGTGCGGTGGTCGTGGAGCTCAACCCGACCTACACCGCGGCCGAGCTGCAGGGGCTGCTCGCCGACAGCGGCGCCGGCGTCGCGCTGGTCTTCCGCCACGCACTGGTCAATGTCGCCACCGCGCGCGCCGACACCCCGTTGCGCACGGTGGTGAGCGTCGACGTCGCGCGCGACCTGCCCGCGCTGTCGCGGTTCCTGCTGCGCCTGCCGGTGCGCGCCGCGCGCGCGAAGGCGCGGGCCCTCGGCGGCCCGGTGCCCGCCGGCGTCCCGGACTGGCACGACCTGATGACGCGCGCCGCCGAGCACACCGGCACCGACCGCCCCCGCGGCGACTCCCTCGCCCTGCTGCAGTACACCGGCGGCACCACCGGCACCCCCAAGGCCGCGCGGCTGACCCATCGCAACCTGGTCGCCAACATCGTGCACGGCCAGACCTGGGCGCGGTTCGGTGAGGGCACCGAGACCGTGTACGGCGTGCTGCCGTTCTTCCACGCCTTCGGCCTGACCTTCTGCCTCACCCTGCCCGGCTACCTCGGCGCGACGCTCGTGGCGTTCCCGAACTTCGACCCCGAGGCCGTCATCGAGGCGCAGACCCGCAGGCCCGGCACCTTCATCGCCGGCGTCGCGCCGATGTTCGACCGGATCGTCGACGCGCTCGAGTCCGCGAAGCGCCCGCCCGCCGACGGCCTGCGCTCGTTCCGGCTCGGCTTCGCCGGCGCGATGCCGATTCCCCAGCGCACCGTGGACCGCTGGGAGGCGGCCACCGGCGGCCTGCTGATCGAGGGCTACGGCATGACCGAGTGCGCCCCGATCGCGCTGGGCAACCCGGTCTCGCACGCGCGGCGCCCCGGCACCCTCGGCGTACCGTTCCCCAACACCGAGATGCGCGTGGTCGACCAGGACGACCCGCTGCGCGAGGCCGAGGTCGAGGAGGACGGCAGCCGCCGCGGGGAGCTGCTCGTGCGCGGCCCGCAGGTCTTCGACGGCTACTGGAACCGCCCCGAGGAGACCGCCGGCCAGCTGATGGACGACGGCTGGCTGCGCACCGGCGACGTCGTCCGGGTCGACGCGGACGGCTGGGTGAGCCTGGTGGACCGGGTCAAGGAGATGATCATCGTCGGCGGCTTCAAGGTCTACCCCTCCCAGGTCGAGGAGCACCTGCGCGGGATGCGCGGCGTCCTGGACGTCGCCACCGTCGGCCTGCCCCACGGCGACGGCGAGGAGGAGCGGGTGGCGGTCGCCCTGGTGCTCGAGCCCGGCGCCACCGCCCCCACGATCGAGGAGCTGCGCGCCTACGCCGAGGAGCGTCTCCCCCGCTATGCGCTCCCCCACTCCGTGCACGTCCTCGAGGAGCTCCCGCGCTCCCAGATCGGCAAGGTCATGCGCCGCCTGGTCCGCGACAAGCTCCTCGGCGAGCGCCAGTCGTGA
- the nusB gene encoding transcription antitermination factor NusB — MAARSKARKRALDILYASDMRGESPNDALDRAIADGEAPTNPYTVTLVRGVIEHQERIDALLSEYSEGWTLARMPAVDRNVLRLGLFELLYADDVPDAVAVSEAMALVRDLSTDESPQFVNGVLGNLMRKKSEL; from the coding sequence ATGGCTGCTCGGTCCAAGGCCCGCAAGCGGGCGCTCGACATCCTCTACGCCTCCGACATGCGAGGCGAGTCGCCCAACGACGCGCTCGACCGCGCGATCGCGGACGGCGAGGCGCCCACCAACCCCTACACCGTGACCCTGGTGCGGGGCGTGATCGAGCACCAGGAGCGCATCGACGCCCTCCTCTCGGAGTACTCCGAGGGCTGGACGCTCGCGCGGATGCCGGCCGTCGACCGCAACGTGCTGCGCCTGGGCCTCTTCGAGCTGCTCTACGCCGACGACGTCCCCGACGCCGTCGCGGTCTCCGAGGCGATGGCGCTGGTGCGCGATCTCTCCACCGATGAGTCGCCGCAGTTCGTCAACGGTGTGCTCGGCAACCTGATGCGCAAGAAGTCCGAGCTCTGA
- a CDS encoding amino acid permease, which yields MSLFRTKSIEQSIQDTDDPDTKLRKDLGALDLVVFGVGVVVGAGIFVLTGQVAATNSGPALALSFLIAAVACGLAALCYAEFASTVPVAGSAYTFSYATFGEFIAWIIGWDLALEFTIGASALSVSFSGYLQEILDGTPFEVPTELGSAADGWVDVPAIVVALLVMGLLMRGTKLSSRFNQIVVAIKLAVVATVIVVGISLVDVDNWIPFIPPSEPTPGTEGDFLKLPLITSLLGIEPAVFGIGGVIAGASIVFFAFIGFDVVATTAEEARNPKRDVPIGILGSLAIVAVLYAAVALVVTGVQDYREIDPNDTAPLATAFDAAGVSWMGDLISVGACIGLVVVAMILMLGQSRIAFAMARDGLLPRKLAQVHPKYGTPHRITLITGLAVAAIAGFVDLQTLASLVNIGTLFAFILVSIGVVILRRTRPDLPRAFRTPVAPLVAAVATLMCLYLMLNLHGETWVRFLVWMALGVVMYFVYGRRHSRLGEREAAARDEAAAAKD from the coding sequence GTGAGCCTCTTCCGGACGAAGTCGATCGAGCAGTCGATCCAGGACACTGACGACCCCGACACCAAGCTGCGAAAAGACCTCGGCGCGCTCGATCTCGTCGTCTTCGGCGTCGGCGTGGTCGTCGGCGCAGGCATCTTCGTGCTGACCGGGCAGGTGGCCGCGACCAACTCGGGCCCGGCGCTCGCGCTGTCGTTCCTCATCGCCGCGGTCGCCTGCGGCCTGGCTGCGCTGTGCTACGCCGAGTTCGCCTCCACGGTCCCGGTGGCCGGCAGCGCCTACACGTTCAGCTATGCGACGTTCGGGGAGTTCATCGCCTGGATCATCGGCTGGGACCTGGCGCTGGAGTTCACCATCGGCGCCTCCGCGCTGTCGGTGAGCTTCTCGGGCTACCTCCAAGAGATCCTGGACGGCACACCGTTCGAGGTGCCGACCGAGCTGGGGTCGGCGGCCGACGGCTGGGTCGACGTGCCGGCGATCGTCGTCGCGCTGCTGGTGATGGGGCTGCTGATGCGCGGCACCAAGCTGTCCAGCCGCTTCAACCAGATCGTGGTGGCGATCAAGCTCGCCGTCGTCGCGACGGTCATCGTCGTCGGGATCTCGCTGGTCGACGTCGACAACTGGATCCCGTTCATCCCGCCGTCGGAGCCGACGCCGGGGACCGAGGGAGACTTCCTCAAGCTGCCGCTGATCACCAGCCTGCTCGGCATCGAGCCGGCGGTGTTCGGCATCGGCGGCGTGATCGCCGGCGCCTCGATCGTGTTCTTCGCCTTCATCGGCTTCGACGTGGTCGCGACCACGGCCGAGGAGGCGCGCAACCCCAAGCGCGACGTCCCGATCGGCATCCTTGGCTCGCTGGCGATCGTCGCGGTGCTGTACGCCGCGGTCGCGCTGGTCGTCACCGGTGTGCAGGACTACCGCGAGATCGATCCCAACGACACCGCGCCACTGGCCACGGCCTTCGACGCCGCCGGGGTCTCCTGGATGGGCGACCTGATCTCGGTGGGCGCCTGCATCGGCCTGGTCGTGGTCGCGATGATCCTGATGCTCGGCCAGAGCCGGATCGCCTTCGCCATGGCCCGCGACGGGCTGCTGCCGCGCAAGCTGGCCCAGGTGCACCCCAAGTACGGCACCCCGCACCGCATCACCCTGATCACCGGTCTCGCGGTCGCCGCCATCGCCGGGTTCGTCGACCTGCAGACCCTCGCCTCGCTGGTCAACATCGGCACCCTGTTCGCCTTCATCCTGGTCAGCATCGGCGTGGTGATCCTGCGTCGCACCCGCCCGGACCTGCCGCGCGCCTTCCGTACGCCGGTCGCGCCCCTGGTCGCCGCGGTGGCCACCCTGATGTGCCTCTACCTGATGCTCAACCTGCACGGTGAGACCTGGGTGCGCTTCCTGGTCTGGATGGCCCTCGGCGTGGTCATGTACTTCGTCTACGGCCGGCGCCACAGCCGGCTCGGCGAGCGCGAGGCCGCTGCCCGGGACGAGGCGGCCGCGGCGAAGGACTGA
- a CDS encoding HNH endonuclease signature motif containing protein, producing the protein MADPELPDCDTPAAVLAFAQRRRAAAQRAEIDVLEAALVWASMHPEESVAEAAPTSGLVFGELAAPLAGEGAPLVAEFAPMEFGAAIGMSTDSARALVSDALELAHRLKRTWKLVRAGTVPLWKARRLAQLTTTLPLDGAEFVDRQLAAFVGKISWAGIERLVDQARVAFDPEGAEKQRREAADGRRFDVHTDKTIHDGIAHVEGVLDLADALDLDTAIRQGAEELATLGSTESLNVRRSMAAGELARRQLAFDLRAEAGGDSASVVKPRQVVIHVHLSDAAISRDEAGIAHVEETRSIVFTEQVRDWCSGDAQVVIKPVIDLEAHHHTDAYAVPDRLVEQTRLTQPVCAFPWCERPARRCDTDHVTAHRTGPSGGPTCSCNLAPLCRRHHRAKTHTAWTYDKTDAATYLWRSPHGLHLMKDHGTTRLVTTHPPDE; encoded by the coding sequence ATGGCCGACCCCGAGCTCCCCGACTGCGACACCCCAGCCGCCGTGCTGGCCTTCGCACAGCGCCGCCGGGCCGCTGCCCAGCGGGCGGAGATCGACGTCCTGGAGGCCGCTCTGGTGTGGGCGTCGATGCACCCCGAAGAGTCGGTCGCCGAGGCGGCGCCGACGAGCGGGCTGGTGTTCGGGGAGCTCGCCGCCCCGCTCGCCGGTGAGGGTGCGCCGCTGGTGGCGGAGTTCGCGCCGATGGAGTTCGGTGCCGCGATCGGCATGTCCACCGACTCCGCCCGGGCGCTGGTCAGCGACGCGCTCGAGCTGGCGCACCGGCTCAAGCGCACCTGGAAGCTGGTCCGGGCCGGCACGGTGCCGCTCTGGAAGGCCCGCCGACTCGCGCAGCTGACGACCACGCTGCCGCTGGACGGGGCCGAGTTCGTGGACCGCCAGCTCGCCGCCTTCGTCGGGAAGATCAGCTGGGCCGGGATCGAGCGGCTCGTGGACCAGGCCCGGGTCGCCTTCGACCCCGAGGGCGCGGAGAAGCAGCGCCGGGAGGCCGCTGACGGGCGTCGCTTCGACGTCCACACCGACAAGACCATCCACGACGGCATCGCCCACGTCGAGGGTGTCCTCGACCTCGCCGACGCACTCGACCTCGACACCGCGATCCGCCAGGGCGCCGAGGAACTCGCGACCCTCGGCTCGACGGAGTCCCTCAACGTACGCCGCTCCATGGCCGCCGGCGAGCTCGCCCGACGCCAGCTCGCCTTCGACCTCCGCGCTGAGGCCGGCGGGGACTCCGCGTCAGTGGTGAAGCCGCGCCAGGTGGTCATCCACGTGCACCTCTCCGATGCCGCGATCAGCCGTGACGAGGCCGGGATCGCGCACGTCGAGGAGACGCGCTCGATCGTCTTCACCGAGCAGGTCCGTGACTGGTGCAGCGGTGACGCGCAGGTCGTCATCAAGCCGGTCATCGACCTCGAGGCCCACCACCACACCGACGCCTACGCCGTCCCCGACCGGCTCGTCGAGCAGACCCGTCTCACCCAGCCGGTGTGCGCGTTCCCGTGGTGCGAACGTCCCGCGAGGCGCTGCGACACCGACCACGTCACCGCCCACCGCACCGGACCAAGCGGCGGCCCGACCTGCAGCTGCAACCTCGCCCCGCTCTGCCGGCGACATCACCGGGCCAAGACCCATACGGCCTGGACCTACGACAAGACCGACGCCGCGACGTACCTCTGGCGGTCGCCCCACGGTCTTCACCTGATGAAGGACCACGGCACGACCCGCCTCGTCACCACGCATCCACCGGACGAGTAG
- the efp gene encoding elongation factor P, with translation MATTNDLKNGMVLNIDGQLWAVVEFQHVKPGKGPAFVRTKLKNVESGKTVDKTFNAGTKVETANVDKRTMQYLYNDGTSYVFMDIQSYDQLEIAPEVVGKASDFLLENQEAIVATNDGRVLYVELPASVELEVTYTEPGMQGDRSTGGTKPATVETGATVQVPLFITTGEKIKVDTRDSSYLGRVTS, from the coding sequence ATGGCTACGACCAACGACCTGAAGAACGGCATGGTTCTCAACATCGACGGGCAGCTCTGGGCCGTCGTGGAGTTCCAGCACGTCAAGCCCGGCAAGGGCCCGGCGTTCGTCCGCACCAAGCTCAAGAACGTGGAGTCCGGCAAGACCGTCGACAAGACGTTCAACGCGGGCACCAAGGTCGAGACCGCCAACGTCGACAAGCGGACCATGCAGTACCTCTACAACGACGGCACGTCGTACGTCTTCATGGACATCCAGAGCTACGACCAGCTCGAGATCGCCCCCGAGGTCGTCGGCAAGGCCAGCGACTTCCTCCTGGAGAACCAGGAGGCGATCGTCGCCACCAACGACGGCCGCGTGCTGTACGTCGAGCTCCCGGCCTCGGTCGAGCTCGAGGTCACCTACACCGAGCCCGGCATGCAGGGCGACCGCTCCACCGGCGGCACCAAGCCCGCGACGGTCGAGACCGGCGCGACCGTGCAGGTCCCGCTGTTCATCACCACCGGCGAGAAGATCAAGGTCGACACGCGCGACTCCTCCTACCTCGGGCGTGTCACCAGCTGA
- a CDS encoding DUF1206 domain-containing protein encodes MTRITDKAERLGEQAHSSDWLDHAVRAGLVAYGVVHLMIGWMALQLAFGDREGKTSSTGALQELAQQPFGSVLVWLVAIGLALLVVWRLLEAFAGHDDGDDDRWKKQASSVAKAVIYAALAITAVRVATSDGGSGGGQGGGQGGGKGSGSSTTSLTAEVMSWPGGQFLIGAIGLGIIGYGVHHLWRAWTDGYREELDAEGQSGETGTAYLWFGKIGYAAKGLAVGLVGALTVYAAATHDASRTGGLDQALQEVLEQPFGPFLLGVIGVGIGCYGLFAFARARHLSR; translated from the coding sequence ATGACGCGGATCACTGACAAGGCGGAGCGGCTCGGCGAGCAGGCTCACAGCAGCGACTGGCTCGACCACGCGGTGCGTGCGGGGCTGGTGGCCTACGGCGTCGTGCACCTGATGATCGGCTGGATGGCCCTCCAGCTGGCGTTCGGCGACCGCGAGGGCAAGACGTCCAGCACCGGCGCGCTGCAGGAGCTGGCCCAGCAGCCCTTCGGCAGCGTCCTGGTCTGGCTCGTCGCGATCGGCCTGGCTCTCCTGGTCGTCTGGCGCCTGCTCGAGGCTTTCGCCGGGCACGACGACGGCGACGACGACCGCTGGAAGAAGCAGGCGTCCTCGGTCGCCAAGGCCGTCATCTACGCCGCGCTGGCGATCACCGCCGTGCGCGTCGCCACCAGTGACGGCGGCTCCGGCGGCGGCCAGGGCGGCGGCCAGGGCGGCGGCAAAGGCTCCGGCAGCAGCACCACCTCCCTCACCGCCGAGGTGATGTCGTGGCCCGGCGGCCAGTTCCTGATCGGCGCGATCGGCCTCGGCATCATCGGCTACGGCGTGCACCACCTGTGGCGTGCCTGGACCGACGGCTACCGCGAGGAGCTCGACGCCGAGGGCCAGAGCGGCGAGACCGGCACGGCGTACCTCTGGTTCGGCAAGATCGGGTACGCCGCCAAGGGCCTGGCGGTCGGTCTGGTCGGCGCGCTGACCGTCTACGCAGCCGCGACCCACGACGCCTCGCGCACCGGCGGGCTCGACCAGGCGCTGCAGGAGGTGCTGGAGCAGCCGTTCGGGCCGTTCCTGCTCGGCGTGATCGGCGTCGGGATCGGCTGCTACGGCCTGTTCGCCTTCGCCCGCGCCCGGCACCTGTCCCGGTGA
- the dxs gene encoding 1-deoxy-D-xylulose-5-phosphate synthase produces the protein MGLLESITGPRDLRGLSDDQLSALATEVRDLMVQTTSRSGGHLGPNLGVVELTLAIHRVFDSPHDRVVLDTGHQSYVHKLLTGRAGDFASLRTEGGMSGYPSQAESEHDLVENSHASTALSYADGIAKAYAIRGEDRHVVAVIGDGALTGGMAWEALNNIAIARDSRLVIVVNDNGRSYTPTIGGLANALTTLRTNPRYEQVLDAVKKRLNAVPGVGPATYDALHAMKKGLKDAIAPQGLFEDLGLKYVGPVDGHDRAAMEQALTQAKRFGGPVIVHAITRKGFGYDAAERHEADQFHSPQPFDIETGEERARGRIWTDVFADEMVHLGQRRKDVVAITAAMMHPVGLDKFQARFPERTFDVGIAEQHAATSAAGLAMGGLHPVVAVYATFLNRAFDQVLMDVALHRCGVTFVLDRAGVTGDDGASHNGMWDMSFLQLVPGLRLAAPRDAQRLRELLDEAVQVDDAPTVVRFPKGPPPADIEAVGKAGGCDVLVRSGTKDVLIIAAGAMAETAVDVAERLIAQGIGVTVVDPRWVKPVDPAIIDLAREHRLVVSIEDNGRVGGVGATILQTLNDAGVSTPFRLHGIPQEFLAHAKRAAILERIGLTAQAIARGIVEDMSTHTGASGDPMTSGVADRSPVDADRPS, from the coding sequence ATGGGTCTCCTCGAGTCGATCACGGGTCCGCGCGATCTGCGCGGCCTCTCCGACGACCAGCTCTCGGCACTCGCCACGGAGGTCCGCGACCTCATGGTGCAGACGACCTCGCGCAGCGGCGGCCACCTCGGGCCGAACCTCGGCGTCGTCGAGCTGACCCTCGCGATCCACCGGGTCTTCGACTCCCCGCACGACCGCGTGGTCCTCGACACCGGCCACCAGTCCTACGTGCACAAGCTGCTCACCGGCCGCGCCGGTGACTTCGCGAGCCTGCGCACCGAGGGCGGGATGTCGGGCTACCCGAGCCAGGCGGAGTCCGAGCACGACCTGGTCGAGAACTCCCACGCCTCCACCGCCCTCAGCTACGCCGACGGCATCGCCAAGGCTTACGCGATCCGTGGCGAGGACCGCCACGTCGTCGCGGTCATCGGCGACGGCGCGCTCACCGGCGGCATGGCCTGGGAGGCGCTCAACAACATCGCGATCGCGCGCGACTCGCGCCTGGTGATCGTCGTCAACGACAACGGCCGCTCCTACACCCCGACCATCGGCGGGCTGGCCAACGCGCTGACCACGCTGCGCACGAACCCGCGCTACGAGCAGGTGCTCGACGCGGTCAAGAAGCGCCTCAACGCCGTGCCGGGCGTCGGGCCCGCGACGTACGACGCGCTGCACGCGATGAAGAAGGGCCTCAAGGACGCGATCGCGCCGCAGGGCCTCTTCGAGGACCTCGGGCTCAAGTACGTCGGCCCCGTCGACGGCCATGACCGCGCCGCGATGGAGCAGGCGCTGACCCAGGCCAAGCGCTTCGGCGGCCCGGTCATCGTGCACGCGATCACCCGCAAGGGCTTCGGCTACGACGCCGCCGAGCGCCACGAGGCCGACCAGTTCCACAGCCCCCAGCCCTTCGACATCGAGACCGGCGAGGAGCGTGCCCGCGGCCGCATCTGGACCGACGTCTTCGCCGACGAGATGGTCCACCTCGGCCAGCGCCGCAAGGACGTCGTCGCGATCACTGCGGCGATGATGCACCCGGTGGGGCTCGACAAGTTCCAGGCCCGCTTCCCCGAGCGCACCTTCGACGTCGGCATCGCCGAGCAGCACGCCGCGACCTCCGCCGCCGGCCTCGCGATGGGCGGGCTGCACCCGGTGGTCGCGGTCTACGCGACCTTCCTCAATCGCGCCTTCGACCAGGTGCTGATGGACGTCGCGCTGCACCGCTGCGGCGTCACCTTCGTGCTCGACCGTGCCGGTGTGACCGGCGACGACGGCGCGAGCCACAACGGCATGTGGGACATGTCGTTCCTCCAGCTCGTCCCCGGTCTGCGTCTGGCCGCGCCGCGCGACGCCCAGCGCCTGCGCGAGCTGCTCGACGAGGCCGTGCAGGTCGACGACGCGCCCACCGTCGTGCGCTTCCCCAAGGGCCCGCCGCCGGCGGACATCGAGGCGGTCGGCAAGGCCGGCGGCTGCGACGTGCTCGTCCGCTCCGGCACCAAGGACGTGCTGATCATCGCCGCCGGGGCGATGGCCGAGACCGCCGTCGACGTGGCCGAGCGCCTCATCGCCCAGGGCATCGGTGTCACGGTCGTGGACCCGCGCTGGGTCAAGCCGGTCGACCCCGCGATCATCGACCTCGCCCGCGAGCACCGCCTCGTGGTGAGCATCGAGGACAACGGCCGCGTCGGCGGAGTCGGCGCCACGATCCTGCAGACCCTCAACGACGCCGGCGTCAGCACGCCGTTCCGACTCCACGGCATCCCCCAGGAGTTCCTCGCCCACGCCAAGCGGGCGGCGATCCTCGAGCGGATCGGGCTCACCGCCCAGGCGATCGCCCGTGGCATCGTCGAGGACATGTCGACGCACACGGGTGCGTCCGGCGACCCCATGACCTCCGGGGTCGCGGATCGTTCACCGGTTGATGCCGACCGCCCCAGCTGA
- a CDS encoding NUDIX domain-containing protein, translating into MRRFACVLLVDPAGRLLMQERDEHALIDPERWGLPGGHVDAGEEVEAAAYRELAEETGIVLAPPALRAWRTFEVYHRAYDSVDAVHVYTGATHLGDADIVLGEGRQIVFVEPARARALPLTASSSRIVPAFLDSVEYVALRA; encoded by the coding sequence ATGCGCCGATTCGCCTGTGTCCTCCTGGTCGACCCCGCGGGTCGGCTGCTGATGCAGGAGCGTGACGAGCACGCGCTGATCGATCCCGAGCGGTGGGGGTTGCCCGGAGGGCACGTCGACGCGGGGGAGGAGGTCGAGGCGGCGGCGTACCGCGAGCTGGCGGAGGAGACCGGCATCGTCCTGGCACCCCCGGCGCTACGCGCCTGGCGCACGTTCGAGGTCTACCACCGCGCCTACGACTCCGTGGACGCCGTGCACGTCTACACCGGGGCGACACACCTGGGTGACGCCGACATCGTCCTCGGCGAGGGCCGCCAGATCGTCTTCGTGGAGCCGGCCCGGGCCCGCGCGCTGCCGCTCACCGCGTCGTCGAGCCGGATCGTGCCGGCGTTCCTGGACTCCGTGGAGTACGTCGCGCTGCGTGCGTGA